From the Clostridium sp. Marseille-P299 genome, the window TGCTTTTTGAACTGCAATAATAGCTTCCGCTTGACCTTCCGCCTCGCGAATTGTTGCTTCTTTCTTTGCTTCTGCACGAAGGATTGCTGCCTCTTTTTCTGCTTCTGCTTCAAGAATTGCGGATTCTTTTTTACCTTCCGCTACTAAGATAGTTGATTTCTTTTCACCTTCTGCACGAAGAATTGCTTCTCTTCGTTCACGTTCTGCCTTCATCTGCTTTTCCATTGCATCTTGAATTGCAGCTGGAGGTATAATATTCTTTAATTCAACACGATTTACTTTAATACCCCAAGGGTCTGTTGCAGTGTCTAGAGATACTCTCATTTTTGTATTAATGATTTCTCTTGAAGTTAATGTCTGGTCTAACTCTAAATCACCAATGATATTACGTAATGTAGTAGCTGTTAAATTTTCAATTGCCATAATAGGATTTTCTACACCATAAGCAAATAATTTAGGATCTGTTATTTGAAAAAATACGACAGTATCAATTCTCATAGTTACATTATCCTTAGTAATTACTGGTTGTGGAGCAAAGTCAACTACTTGTTCCTTTAAAATAACTTTTCTTGCTATCTTATCAATTAATGGTGCCTTAAAATGAATACCTACACCCCAGGTTCCTTGATAGCCACCTAATCGTTCTACAACATATGCTTGTGCTTGTGGTACAATTTTAATACAAGATGCTACAATAATTAAGATAATTGCAATTAATGCAATTAATAGATATGTTCCTATTCCCATATTACAATTCCTCCTTATACTCAGCAACAATCAATTTAACTCCAACGATATCAACAATCTTAACTTTTGTGCCCGCTTCAATTATTTTATCATCATCATCTGATCTCACTGTCCATTCTGTTCCATTTACTACAGCGGTTCCAGTTTGATTGTAATTGTCTACTTTGCTTGTTATCTTAACAATTTTTCCTATTAACCCTTCATAATTTGTTTTCACTCGTTCCTTATTCACATATTTAATTGCGACAGGTCTAGTAAAGAACAACATTAAAAACGATACAACAAAGAAAAGTATAATCTGAATATACAGATTTGCTCCAAGCAACGAAGCAAAAAATGCGATTAACGCGCCACCGGCAAACCAAATTGTAGTTAGCCCCAGAGTGAATATCTCGATTACTAAAAGAACCGCCAAAGCTATTAACCAGTACAATGCCTCCATACAATCACTTCCTTTCATATTATGTGAGATAGATAGCCGCTATTTACGGCTAACGAGCGTAGTTTCTTTCGCAACTTCTAACACTAGCATATAGCAAATATAAAAGGAAGACAATACCTTTTGCGTGAATGAAGTTATTTTTTGTGTAAATGAAAACGCTTATGATTAATCTCCCGCATTTTCTCCTTATCTAGTTCATAATGCTTCATAGTATATAAAGATGCTAGCCAACCTAGGATTGGCACAATGCAATAGCATATAATAGTTACTACCTTTATTTGAGTCGTCAAAACATCATCCACTTGTGGCAGTTTATTATGAAAGTCAATAACTGCAACTAGGATACCAACAAAAGCTGTTCCTAATGCTGAAATCACTTGATCCACCAAGGAAAATAATGCTCCCATAAACCCTGGTACGTATAATCCACTACGATAGACCTCATAATCAGAACAATCTGCAATCATTGGTACTACAATGTTATTACTAACCGCCTTACAACCATTTAACAAAATAAAAATTACAAAGAATGCAACAGAAATTAAATTAAACTTAGTAAGCCCTATGGAAGTTAAATTATTATTTAAAAGAACTCCTGTCATGAATATTTGAAATAAAACCGCCAACCATGTAAAAATTGTGAAGGCTTGCTTTTGCCCCATTCGTTGTGCAATCAAAACACCTATAGATACAACCAGTAAATTGGGTATTGCTGTAACTAGTCCCACTTGGCCATACATATCATAATTATGCATCATAATTCCAAAAAGCATAACCCCAACTGTAATATTACTGTATACCATTGCAGCAAATTTATTAATTGCGGCAGCGATAACTAGCATTCGTATTGGTTTATTCTTTTTAAGAACCGTCGCATATTCCTTAATACCTATTTTTTTAGTCGCCGCATGATCCCCATAATATTTTTCATTATCTTTCTTCCATATACCAAATAAAGCAAGAACTGTACATAACGCTGATATTATAACAACGCTAATGCAAAACTCTTGATATAATTTTTCATTTGTGAAGCTATCGTATTTACGTATTAAGTAATACGAGACATACAATGCCGTTCCACCATAACAAGAGGTCGTAAATAAAGAATCAAAATACGTCGATAGTGGTCGTATTTTAGGGTTGTTCGTCATAACAGTCTGACCTGATTTTGCTACGATCATTTGAAACGTATATCCAATAACAAATATAATATAAAGAAATACAAACACTGGAAGTCTAAGCATCTTCGGTAATTCTTTACTAAAAAAGAACATAGACAATGTACTGATTGCCATCATGATATTTCCAATGACCATAAAGGGACGAAACTTTCCAAATCTCCCTTTCGTTTGATCTACAATATAGCCAACCATTGGATCAATTAAGCCATCAAATATCCGTAATCCTGTTAACACGATTGACGCTGCAACAACTGCTAAGCCGATTACACCATTTACAAAATAAGTTGTATATTCCATTAAGGCTAAAAAAAGCGTTGCTGCTGCTGTATTTAATGAAAACAATGCTAAATGAAAAACACTGGTATTGTTATATTTCGGGTCTAACTTCTTCGTTGTAAATATCATATAATACCTTGACCTTCATTGTTATTTTTAAATTAATTTATAAGGCATAATATCCTATAAAAAAATTATGTATTTCAAAAAAGGATTAAGCTTCTTTAAATAGTTTTTTGCTAGCAATAAAAAACATAGTTACCGTAGTTATTACTGCAATAACATCAGAGATTGGCTCTGATAAATATAAACCTTCAATACCTAAGTTCCCTATCTTTGGAAGTATCAAAGCTAGTGGAATAATTAAGATTACTTTACGTAACAGTGCTAAAAACATTGATATTTTTGCTTGCCCAAGCGCTAAAAATGTTTGTTGACATGCGCTTTGAGCTCCCATAATCGCCATACCAATCATAAAAATTCGTATACCATGTACACCAATTGCAATTAATTCTTCTTTTGGAGTAAACATACGAATAAATAATTGTGGGAATACCTCAATTAGTAAAATTAATGATATTGAATATATCAATGATGCGATAAATAATAATCGAAATGTTTCTTTCACACGCTTTATGTTTCTTGCACCATAATTATAACTTAAAATTGGTTGAGCACCTTGTGCAATACCTTGCATTGGCAACCAAACTAATTGCATAATACTAAATAACACAGACATTACAGCTACATTTTTCGTACTTCCGTAATGTAACATTCCTTTATTAAAAATTAATTGTACAAGACACTCTGTAAACTGCATGATAAAAGGAGAAACGCCAAGTGCCAATATTGGCATCACAATAGCTTTTGATAATTTCAAATTCTCTTTCTTAATTTTTAAATAGCTTTTTTTACTACATAAAAATCCAACGACCCAAATAGCAGAAACTGCTTGGCTAATAATTGTTGCAAGCGCAGCTCCTTGTACACCCATACCAAATACAAAAATAAAAATTGGATCTAACACTATATTAATGATAGCTCCAATACATACGGTAGCCATACCAATTTTTGCAAAACCTTGACTTGTGATAAATGTATTTAAGCCAATTGCAAATTGTACAAATATTGTTCCAATTAAATAGATACTTAAATAGCTATTTGCATAAGGCAAGGAATTACTATCTGCACCAAACTTAAGAATAATCCATTCTTTTGTTGGAAAAAAGAAAATTGTTAATACAATGGAAATCATTACTAACATAGTAATACAATTTCCTAGAATCTTTTCTGCTGTTTTATTATCCTTTTTCCCCATCATAATGGCAGCTCGTGGAGCACCACCCATACCCACTAAACTTGCAAAAGCAGAGATCAATAAAATAATTGGAAAGGTTACACCAACACCAGCTAATGCATTCTCGCTACCTTCTCCCATATGTCCGATATAAATTCGATCGACAATATTATAAAGTAAGTTAACGAGTTGCGCTAAAACCGCAGGAATTGCTAGACTAAATAATAATTTCCCAATGGGTTTTGTCTCTAATTGTGATTTTTCTTCTGTCATTATTCCACCTCTTTATTCTTTCGTTATAACTACAGTAAGTTACATAAAATAAGCATACATTTTTAATAGACACAATATATGCTCTAAATATATATTCTACTATATATAGTATAGTATATCAATATTGTTTTACATAATCTGTATTATTATGAACTCTGTTAGCTTTTCCTTTTTATTTCTATCTCATGTCTCATACTTTTGTTTCTTGAAACATATATTAGGCTAGAAGGGGGATTTATAAAACACATGTAGTGTCATGGTAGAATAATTTAATTTCCTGTTTGAAATCCATTTACTACATTATGCAACTTACCTATATTGTGTGAAAATCCTTGCCAAACAACGAAATTTACAAAGAACAGGAGTGATTACATGCGCTATCATACCTTAAGCATAGACAAAGCTCTAAGCGAACTAAAAACTTCAAAGGAGCAAGGTCTTACCACAAAAGAAGCACAAAAAAGACAGTATGAATATGGATATAACCTCTTAGAATCAAAGAAGGGGAAAAGTATATTCGTACGTTTTATATCGCAGTTTTCTGACTTTATGATTATTGTTTTAATTGTTGCAGCAATTATATCTTTCATTGTCTCCTTACTAGAGGGCAAAGCTGATTTCGTTGATCCTTTGATTATTTTTGCTATTATCATTGTGAATGCATTATTAGGCGTTATTCAAGAAACAAAAGCAGAACGCTCATTAGAAGCTCTTAAAAAAATGGCAGCCCCAAATGCAATGGTTATAAGAGATGGCACACAATCAACAATTCCTGCAAGAGATCTAGTACCTGGAGATATCATCCATCTTGAAACTGGTTATTATGTCCCTGCTGATGCAAGACTTATTACAGCCATCAATTTAAAAGTAGATGAATCTTCTCTTACGGGAGAATCTCATCCCGTTGAAAAAAATGCTGATCTCGTACTGAAAGAAGGAACGATGTTAGGAGATCGTAAAAACATGGTCTCCGCTACTGGAATTATTACATATGGTAGAGGTTTAGCTGTCGTTACTGACATTGGGATGGGTACAGAAGTTGGTCACATCGCAAAAATGATCATGGAGGATGATGCGAAAGAAACTCCTTTGCAAAGACGTCTCGCCAAAACAGGAAAGGCACTTGGAATCGCTGCTTTATCAATATGTGTCATCATATTTTTACTTGGTACTTTACAAGGGCGCCCTATGTTTGATATGTTCATGACCAGCGTAAGTTTGGCAGTTGCAGCAATCCCAGAAGGCTTACCAGCAATTGTAACAATTATGCTCTCACTTGGTGTACAGCGCATGGCGAAAAAGAAAGCCATTATTCGAAAACTGCCCGCTGTTGAAACCCTTGGAAGTGCAACCTTTATCTGTTCCGATAAAACAGGAACTCTCACTCAAAATGTCATGACGGTAACTAAAATAGCTTCTTTTGAAGGGATATTAGATGAAAGAACAAACTTAGCCCACTTCCTACTAGAACATGCTGCTCTTTGTAACGATGCACAGATGCAGAAAAAAAGTAATGAAGTTTTAGGGGAACCCACCGAAAAAGCCCTCGTACTTGCAGCAGCAAGAAACGGATTAATAAAATCTGAGTTAGAACGAAAAAATAAGCGAGTATATGAAATTCCTTTTGATTCTACTAGAAAATTAATGACCACAGTACATGCGAAACAAG encodes:
- a CDS encoding MFS transporter; translated protein: MIFTTKKLDPKYNNTSVFHLALFSLNTAAATLFLALMEYTTYFVNGVIGLAVVAASIVLTGLRIFDGLIDPMVGYIVDQTKGRFGKFRPFMVIGNIMMAISTLSMFFFSKELPKMLRLPVFVFLYIIFVIGYTFQMIVAKSGQTVMTNNPKIRPLSTYFDSLFTTSCYGGTALYVSYYLIRKYDSFTNEKLYQEFCISVVIISALCTVLALFGIWKKDNEKYYGDHAATKKIGIKEYATVLKKNKPIRMLVIAAAINKFAAMVYSNITVGVMLFGIMMHNYDMYGQVGLVTAIPNLLVVSIGVLIAQRMGQKQAFTIFTWLAVLFQIFMTGVLLNNNLTSIGLTKFNLISVAFFVIFILLNGCKAVSNNIVVPMIADCSDYEVYRSGLYVPGFMGALFSLVDQVISALGTAFVGILVAVIDFHNKLPQVDDVLTTQIKVVTIICYCIVPILGWLASLYTMKHYELDKEKMREINHKRFHLHKK
- a CDS encoding NfeD family protein; translation: MEALYWLIALAVLLVIEIFTLGLTTIWFAGGALIAFFASLLGANLYIQIILFFVVSFLMLFFTRPVAIKYVNKERVKTNYEGLIGKIVKITSKVDNYNQTGTAVVNGTEWTVRSDDDDKIIEAGTKVKIVDIVGVKLIVAEYKEEL
- a CDS encoding SPFH domain-containing protein, producing the protein MGIGTYLLIALIAIILIIVASCIKIVPQAQAYVVERLGGYQGTWGVGIHFKAPLIDKIARKVILKEQVVDFAPQPVITKDNVTMRIDTVVFFQITDPKLFAYGVENPIMAIENLTATTLRNIIGDLELDQTLTSREIINTKMRVSLDTATDPWGIKVNRVELKNIIPPAAIQDAMEKQMKAERERREAILRAEGEKKSTILVAEGKKESAILEAEAEKEAAILRAEAKKEATIREAEGQAEAIIAVQKANADGIKMLNEAAPQNAVIQLKSLEAFAKAADGKATKIIIPSEIQGIAGLVKGLAEVGKND
- a CDS encoding MATE family efflux transporter; translation: MTEEKSQLETKPIGKLLFSLAIPAVLAQLVNLLYNIVDRIYIGHMGEGSENALAGVGVTFPIILLISAFASLVGMGGAPRAAIMMGKKDNKTAEKILGNCITMLVMISIVLTIFFFPTKEWIILKFGADSNSLPYANSYLSIYLIGTIFVQFAIGLNTFITSQGFAKIGMATVCIGAIINIVLDPIFIFVFGMGVQGAALATIISQAVSAIWVVGFLCSKKSYLKIKKENLKLSKAIVMPILALGVSPFIMQFTECLVQLIFNKGMLHYGSTKNVAVMSVLFSIMQLVWLPMQGIAQGAQPILSYNYGARNIKRVKETFRLLFIASLIYSISLILLIEVFPQLFIRMFTPKEELIAIGVHGIRIFMIGMAIMGAQSACQQTFLALGQAKISMFLALLRKVILIIPLALILPKIGNLGIEGLYLSEPISDVIAVITTVTMFFIASKKLFKEA